The Clupea harengus chromosome 5, Ch_v2.0.2, whole genome shotgun sequence genomic sequence TGGTACTTACGGAGAACTGAGCGGGAaaacagaggagggaggaaagacAGGAACAGAAGGAGACAGGATGGCGTGTAAAAAGAAAGTGAACATGGAGAATGTTGGGAGGAAAGTCctcaggaaaaagaaaaaaaagtaatggaAAAGAGAACTTCAGCACTGGCATGGATACAAGTTGACAATGACCACATAGGACACTCTGCTTCTGGTCACACGGTAAAGTAACTGAGAGTAGAGATAAACAGCTCATCACATCACCCTACTGCAGTAAAGTCATTATCACAAAAGTAGCTGTATACATGTATGGTTCCATTCCAGTGCCTTCTGAAGGTTCTATGTAGTGCAAATGTGGTGGACGTACGGTTCCACTGCGTGCTCGCTGCATGGGGTTGATGTCTGGAGACACGCTCATGAGGCCCGAGCTCCCAGCGTAGTTCTCTCCCCAGCTGTACTGGTTAGGGTCtgaaccacacccacacacacacacacacacacacacacacacacacacacacacagctgttatcTCCCTAACCAGATGTGTTTAATGCAGTCCACATTCTGACAGTGTACATTAGTTATAAGTTGATATCTGCATCACAGCAGCTCTTGAACCAGGGCGTGTTGACAACTGAGGCTGATCTTTAAGGTCAGTGCATGGGTGCATCAAGGTCACCATGGAAACCCATTGCACTGAGTGCCAGGGTTTAGGCTttggtccctgtgtgtgtctgtgtgtgtgtgtgtgtgtgtgtgtgtgtgtgtgtgtgtgtgtgtgtgtgttcctctaacAGAGATGATGCGTAGTACAAGATTCCATTCAGTTTTAATGGTGAGACTCAGAGAGAATTGCAAGACTTCCTTGGCTTAAGAAGAGGTCCTGAAATGCAATATCCTTTCTGGTAATAACACGGTGATACTCACAGGGGAGAATGGGCCAAGAGAAACAAATTCCTACATGGCCAACATGCTCTTTGTGCCCAGCCATCCCACGCCCTTCAGAGCCTGGAGTTCAAAACAGTTCTACATTTCAAAACTATGTTATTTATGGTTTGCGTGAAGAGTGCAGCATTATAATACCCCCCCTGTATTCCTGAGTATGCCTGATAAACAAAAGCTGGTTTTGTTTCAGGACTGGTTTCTTATTTGCCCAAGCAGGTTCAAGCACACAAATGTTGTCAATCCAGAGCAGGCAAGTTATTTTATAGTTCCACTCTACCAATCACCAGAGCTTTCTGTTTGCACACCCCAGTTGTTCTACCTGGTTCAAGAGCTGTACTTTGCTTTGGATGAAATTATTGATTAGATAAATATATGGAATAAAAGTTaagaaagttaaaaaaaaataaaaaaaataagagagaCTCATTGCTGATGACCACTCACTGTCTTCCTCTGCTCCTTTCAGGAAAGCTCCAATGGTTCCCAGATATCCCTCATGCCTGAGGAAGAGTGCCTGGACTTCACCctgccaaaccacacacacacacacacacacacacacacacacacacacacacacacacacacacacacacacacacacacacacacacagtgagaagaACAGCCAAGAAGGCCAGCATTTCCCACCATCCCTCCAGCTCTAAAGGCCCCAACACGACCAACAATATGGATGCAGGGCTCACCTTGGTGAAGAAGTTGATGCTGTAGGTGATGGTGTGCATGGTAACCGGGTGGCCCCGGATGAAGAAACCCCCGAAGTAGACCGTGCTGAGGTTGTGCAGGCGGGCGTAGAGGCAGGCCAGTTGGCCAATGTCGTTGCTGATCATGTGCAAAAGACTCTTGGCCATGTCTTCTTTGGAGAACTCTGGCAAGGGCGAGAGGACACAGATATGGGTAATAAAGCACACTGCAGTGCAGAGAAGGATCTACAGAAGGATCACATTAGGACTCTCCAGTCAGGTTGGGGTGCACAGACCAAAATATCTTGATTTACAGAAGGCAACAACAACTGACTGTTTGACTAGTTGCCCTTGGCAGTCTTTGATAGTACATTTCTCAATAGTAACAGCACACCAGAGACGACAAGACCGTGGAACTGGGTGAAAGGTCACTCCTCATGCAAGAGGGCCTTGTTCTCTGCACCGTTTTCCTCTGTCATGATTTTATGGCTGCAAGAGTGGAAGTGGACAGTATATAAGCAGTAAGAAGGAGGCCAAATAGGCATAGTGGACAAGAACTTATGTGGCCATAACTGAGATGATAAAGTAAATCTCACTCCAGTCACTTTGCTATGCTGCACTACAGAGGCATTTCCAACTAAGGGTACACAATTCTTTCAGTTGAAAACATGGCCGGACTTTTGACTTAAAACTAAACTGACTGAAACCCTGTTGATAACTAGGGTAATAAATAACTTTAGGTGACCAGCAACCAGTTTGAGAACTGATTTATGGATTTCTAGTACGTTCGTGCTGTTGGCTGGTTTTGTCCTTTTCATAAGACACTTTTGACCGACCCACTGTCAGCAGGAACAGGCCTGCTGTGTTGCAAGATGAAAGAATCCAGGCTCACGTTTGTCTGTAGTGGCTGATTTCCCGAAGCTGCTGGCGATGAGGTCGCCAGTTAAGCCCAAGGACTCGTACGCCCCACCGTAGATATCCTTCACCAGCATGTCAACATTGGAGTGTTGCCCTCTGGAGGCCAGCTGAAGCAGCTCGTCAAACCTctaaacgagagagagagagagagagagagagagagagagagcgagagcgagagagagagagagagaacgagcaacagagagagagcaagagagagattgtgCCATGGTTAAATGTGGACCTACGCAGGCTTGAGGGCAATGCATAGTTCAGCAAGCATGTATGCCAGAGGTTGCACGACGAGTACAAGCCAGCAATCAGATAAGCAAACACAGCAGAGGCCATCCTCATGGGAAAAAGctcactcccacttcattctgTCCAATACGATGCAGAGAAAATGACAAGAACActagagaaagggaaggaaggacACAGGATATTGTACAACTAGGCTGTGTCAATTCTGACACAGATGTACAGAACTGCACATAGCAAAGAAAGCTAAACAAACACGGACAAACACATGAGCAAGGTACACTATTtgtaaatccatcatcaaggtCAGAGCaattacacaatgaaacatcaAAACTGACATTTCTCTTTGGCATAGTTGCTTTGGATGTTACTGCCTTGCTTAGTTGTGATTTAGAGGTCAAAGCCAAATCTGATGTCCCAAACAAGACAGACTTGTAACCTGATCAAGTAGTACTCAAATAGGAGCCATGGCATATCGAAGAGACAGTCTGTTACCTTTGTTTTGGTGAGCAGGGCCCCAAGACCCCAGAAAGTTCCCCCACCAATAGAACTCCCTCCTACGCGCTCAAATTTGTCTTCCGATTCCACCTAAaaccagccacaaacacacacggtgGTAAACTGCACACCAAGAAATATCCACAGGCTGTAGTACTTGCTCAGGTATCTGTACGTATACTCTATATTAACAGGGGAGATGTTTACCTTAACGATGGACACCCCTGAGCCAATGTTGATGAGCAGGTAAGGGAAGATGTCGGGGTGCGTGTTCTGGAAGCGGAACTCTGGGTCAGCATGTTTGGCGTAAACAAAAGCCTCATGGGGGATGTTCCTCAGAACAAAGTTACAGCCCTTGATCAAGCATGTCATTTCATCTTCTTTGTCCACTCTGACAGAAACAAAGCGAAAGATGTACTTGAAAGGAACTTAGTCTAAACAATCTATAAGAAACACATGCttagagaaatgttttagctgcGCCTTTACATCCAGGTAGCTATTACTAACCAAGATAAAGAAAAAGTCTGAAAGATTCTTCTGGGTTTTGCAATCGgcaaataaaaatgtcatcaCAGTGTGGCTGTAGTAATCAATCTGGCAAATTCCAAAGAGCAGCAACTCTGCATGCCAACTATGTCTTATGCCTGGCAGAACAACACTGGGAGCAACAGGATATGTGGTGCAGTGTATGCACTCACTTGAGTTTGAGCTTCTTCTCGATCAGGTCCTTGAACTTGTGCGCTCCTCCACCCGTGGCTTTAATGACTTTGGTTTCGGTGTTGACCAGGTGGTCTTTAATAAAGTCCAGACAAGTTTCGATGTATGCATTCTCAAACTTGATGAAGTGGAGTCGAGCAGTGATCTCTTCTTGCACAGAAATTTCATAAACAGGATCCCCTTCTGCCTCCTACATATGCAGAAAACAGTGATTATATGACCTACAGCAAAAGATAAAACAAGATAAACACCAGCACTGCAGCCAGGGCTCCAGAATACTGGAACAGCAGACTTCATTCCCAACCCGTGTGTACAGTTCTCCAGCGGCACCCTAAACACTATCACAAGGACTTCCATTGCCAACTGACTGGCACTGTCCTATATGAAGCAATTTATTACTGTGCATTGAACCAGACCAATGTCCAAAAAATGACTGTCTTTTACAGCTGCCTGAGTAGGCTCATTCCTCGAGAATGAAAACATACATCTCTGCTCTGAAATAATCTGATGGGGCTCAATCCTGCCAAAACAAGGCATAGAAGAGCAATTGGGCAGCTAATGCCTTTATTTTCACAACACTGCAGTCTCATTCTGTGGGAGTTGAACGTATTGAGGCGGATAAAATAGCCTGGATTGTTCAATTCAGCACAAGTCATCCAAACCCGATGGTTGAGATGCCACACAGTGCTCAGTGTCAGTTCAGCTGTTTACCACTGCAGCCTGCGAAGAAACTGTGTTCTTTTCTCAAACAAAGATTTCACTGTAAAACCCGGATATTGCACTCAGTTGACAGCTACACTGAAAGTCTGAAGAATAGTTCATTGTGTAAAACAAAAAGGTCAACGAATAGATAACAGATTAAAAAGAAAGCTTACCTTGACTGAATGATCAAATGACTTTACTTTGGCCACTTTGTGCTGCACCGTTGAGTAATAAGCGAGCTTTGTCAATGAACCACCTATCAGGTGAAAAAAATACAGGACGTTCAGCCGCAACTGGCTGCATTTTGTTTACAAGTCATTCAAAAGTGGCTCTGATTACAATGTCGACATTGGGTGGAGTGATTTAGCTAGCGAGATGGCCTATTTCACAAATGCTATATATATTTCCGGTATTAAACCATATGTTAGGCTACTCTCCAGCAAGGCTTCTGATCGTTTTCATATgatattttagttatacacaggaaacaATGTCCTATTGGGAGTTTCCCACGGCGGGCAATTCAGCTGATTCAGTGATTCAGCTAGCGAGAAACGTTCAATTGTCTAGTGATTGCCTTAGATATATTCCCAGTGTTCACACAAAGTGCAAGATCATGCACACCGTTTGGGGCGTTGTGATTTTGAAATCAGATCTGCACTCTTTGAAGACGTTATAGCATCCAGCCGCATATAAGATTGAACTAAGCTTTGATGGTCTGAACCCCATTAATGACACAAGTCGATCCATAAACCTCATATGACATGACCAGTGAGTCGTAATATAGCTATATCAATGCTTTCCAAATTGAAAACCCATCGGGGTCAAAGAGCAAAGTTGGTTTCCAACATTTCATACCCCTCCAAAACAAATAATATATCATGTCAACTAACGATAGGGGAATAGCGTTAACTTCCAAACCAAGGTTCATTATAGCTATAtcgctaactagctagcaaAGTGGTTGCACAGGTATGGACGTTATCATTAAAGCTGTTGACAAAGGTCATTTATAACGTTACACGACGGGAAAGCAAATATGTGGGCCAAGCACAGTACAGTTCATGAGCTTGTCAGATAAAAAGCAATATGATACCATGGCTAACTTTTTACTGTTTGCTCCAGGGTTAATGTTGACTTACACCTTGCAGCCAGTAACATTACAGTCATATGAGCTCCACATGTGCTCGCAATTTATAAAACAACCACTGGAAGAATTCAGTCCTGTGAATGCTTACCTATGTCAATAGCGAATCTCTTTGCATTTTCTAAATTCCGAAAGATTTCGTCCGGTGGGAGTGTGATGCTTTTATCCATGCTATTTCTTCCCCCTTCAGTCCCACCAACGTGACCCGCCATATTGGAAAACTTGTTTGCCAACAGCACGCAGCATGCGTAATGAATACACGTCTTGacgcacatgaacacagaaTCTTAGGTGAGGTCTGTCACTGAAATCAGCCTTGAATGGGTAACTGAATGAGCGTACGGTACAATCAATTAGCCTTCAGTCATGCTCAACATTCAGGTAATATTATTGAAAACCTGCACGATCGAGTCAAAAAAGAAGCGGTGACAAGCTCTCATGAATCATTTGTAAATTATAATTTTCGCAAGATATGGATATTTGGCACACCTAGTGCCTGCACCAACGGGGCTTTAATGTGTAATTTAGTATGGCTGAAGATGGCATACTTAGCCACCAACGAATGGGCTTAAGTATAACTGAAGAACCTCTGTTGGGTTCATGATGAATGTACTAAATGTGTGCTATTTTCTTGTTATGTAATTATGTACTTTGCACACACAATTATGCTGCACATACTTACATTTGTATTCACTGCTGGAACTGGAGTTGCCAGAAACCACTACTATTGTCCGCCAAGTTTTTTGAACATTTTCAAAAGTTGTGAATCACTGTGTTGCATCATGATTAGTGTACTTATATTAAGTACATTTAAGTACTACTGAGGTAGAAATGTACTTCTAATCAGtacatttgtaaaaaaataaatggacTTATATTTATCACACAAAACAATAATGTGCTAGAAATGTACTTGCTTATGAAAGTAGATTTGTAGTACATTAAAATGCACTTTACCTGGGTTCACCAACAACGTCAACACATTTGTGCCTTCCTTAACATGATCATCTTGGTTTTACTGCAGGTAAAGAATAATTAAACAcaagaatatatttttaaattaaagACAGACATGTAACATACATTAGCAACACAATATAGACCAATGactaaaacactgaaaaatgTATGTGCTCAAGAGGACTTGCAGTGTTCCTTTAAGATTTAACCCAATTTATTGGCAAAAATATGTTGGCTATTCTTGCTGAGTGGTGACATTGTAGTAGTGCCCCATAGtccttgtgtgactgtgtgataatgtttacatgttttaaacaaGAGATATGATTTAGCTGCttgatgaaattaaattgaaaatgttgAACTGTTAAACTgcaaatgtagaaacaatgtttaaggaaagtgattttgttttattatcAAAGTTgggcctgccatgaaaagtttaTCAGTAAGTCTATCAATGTTGGCCATCTTTATCAGTCAACAGTGTCAGAATGAGTTCCAGTTGGTGAATTACAACAACCTCCAGGGGGCGCAATTGCTTTGACTTCTTTCTTGTTGGTTGTGTCACAATATGGAGACCGCAGTAGAGGGCAGGCTTTCTGCCTGTATCTGTTCTATCTGTTCTACTCCCCTGGATTATTTTCAGTTGCTCATGGTGCTGTTCCGTGGAAAAGTGTACCTCACCATAACGTCCAGTAGAGGGAGACATGCTTTGGCCAGCATGCTTGGCTTCCATTATGTTAACTCTTCATTCCCATACTCAAGTGAAAAAGGTTTTATGATTCCCTCTGGTGACAGTTGAGCAGTCCAGTGATGAGTTTAGTGGATAGTTAAGGAACCATATGACGCAGACGTGTAAAGAGAAGATCAATTTTACTTTTTGAGTACATTTTCAGTGTATGCTCTAAATTTTAGTCTTATGTGTAGAACAATATGGAGGTCATATTGCACTTTGTCTGGGCTGTAGCAAGGTTACCCTGTGTGCAGACTCAGAGTCTGAGAACCACTGGAACTGTCTACTTGTAAGAGGTCTGTATATATTCCTCCACATCTCCATACGAATGTGTGAGTCCCGGCTAGGTTGGCGTTTCACACACTTTATGGCCCATGGCTAAACCTCAGGGGACACTAAGCAATATGGAGCTGCCACATGCTACACTGCAGGGTCAATGGCCATGCGTTAGGGGACAAGGTGCTGGGTTAGGGgtgatggggagaaagagagagagagagagaagagagagaaagagggagagagagagagagagacccagagagagagagagagagagacccactgTGTGCCTCTGGGAAAGACATGACCCTGCAGAAAGAATTGATCTGTTACCTAATGTTTATATCAATGTCAAAAGCTGACCACATTCTTCATCATGGATGTGTGTTATGCAAGAATGAACGAATTAAAATAAATGCGTTATGGGAATTGTATTATTAATGAAAATTAatatttgtttatattgtaGTGTTGATGAATTAATAATGTTATAAAATATAACTTCACTCTCTCCTGGCACAGCACTGTTTCTTGTCCTACTCAAATTAGCCCCCATGCCCCCACAACACACCCCTCCTTTTTGCCCTGAAGC encodes the following:
- the pank4 gene encoding 4'-phosphopantetheine phosphatase isoform X2, translating into MAGHVGGTEGGRNSMDKSITLPPDEIFRNLENAKRFAIDIGGSLTKLAYYSTVQHKVAKVKSFDHSVKEAEGDPVYEISVQEEITARLHFIKFENAYIETCLDFIKDHLVNTETKVIKATGGGAHKFKDLIEKKLKLKVDKEDEMTCLIKGCNFVLRNIPHEAFVYAKHADPEFRFQNTHPDIFPYLLINIGSGVSIVKVESEDKFERVGGSSIGGGTFWGLGALLTKTKRFDELLQLASRGQHSNVDMLVKDIYGGAYESLGLTGDLIASSFGKSATTDKQFSKEDMAKSLLHMISNDIGQLACLYARLHNLSTVYFGGFFIRGHPVTMHTITYSINFFTKGEVQALFLRHEGYLGTIGAFLKGAEEDNPNQYSWGENYAGSSGLMSVSPDINPMQRARSGTFDMLEMDRLERQLVNLPLLQDPSSYIPDTVDLTEDSHAREYWLSCFEEALDGVVKRALASQPDILEAAERAEKFRQKYRHKLQTLRQQPFAYGSLTVRSLLDTREHCLNEFNFPDPYSKIKQRENDMALKYYQKVVRALEDLSWEQRQFALVRGLLAGNVFDWGAKAVSDVLETDPGFGFEQAKQQLQERPWLVDAYNQWIERLKGEPHKCALFFVDNSGIDIILGVFPFVRELLIRGTQVVLASNSLPALNDVTNNELHILTERIAGMDPVIQAAVKDDRLTLVQSGSSSPCLDLSRLDKVLATVVRERRTDLVIIEGMGRAIHTNYYAALSCESLKLAVIKNSWLADRLGGKIFSVVFKFEVPPKTQGLH
- the pank4 gene encoding 4'-phosphopantetheine phosphatase isoform X1, yielding MAGHVGGTEGGRNSMDKSITLPPDEIFRNLENAKRFAIDIGGSLTKLAYYSTVQHKVAKVKSFDHSVKEAEGDPVYEISVQEEITARLHFIKFENAYIETCLDFIKDHLVNTETKVIKATGGGAHKFKDLIEKKLKLKVDKEDEMTCLIKGCNFVLRNIPHEAFVYAKHADPEFRFQNTHPDIFPYLLINIGSGVSIVKVESEDKFERVGGSSIGGGTFWGLGALLTKTKRFDELLQLASRGQHSNVDMLVKDIYGGAYESLGLTGDLIASSFGKSATTDKQFSKEDMAKSLLHMISNDIGQLACLYARLHNLSTVYFGGFFIRGHPVTMHTITYSINFFTKGEVQALFLRHEGYLGTIGAFLKGAEEDNPNQYSWGENYAGSSGLMSVSPDINPMQRARSGTFSFDMLEMDRLERQLVNLPLLQDPSSYIPDTVDLTEDSHAREYWLSCFEEALDGVVKRALASQPDILEAAERAEKFRQKYRHKLQTLRQQPFAYGSLTVRSLLDTREHCLNEFNFPDPYSKIKQRENDMALKYYQKVVRALEDLSWEQRQFALVRGLLAGNVFDWGAKAVSDVLETDPGFGFEQAKQQLQERPWLVDAYNQWIERLKGEPHKCALFFVDNSGIDIILGVFPFVRELLIRGTQVVLASNSLPALNDVTNNELHILTERIAGMDPVIQAAVKDDRLTLVQSGSSSPCLDLSRLDKVLATVVRERRTDLVIIEGMGRAIHTNYYAALSCESLKLAVIKNSWLADRLGGKIFSVVFKFEVPPKTQGLH